The window GAGGTATTCTTAATACCTGTTAAGAGTTCATTAGCCCTAGTCGATATAACCTCGTTAACGTTCATATTCGTAGATGTACCACTACCTGTTTGGAAAACATCCAAAGGAAAATGTAAAGGGTTATATGAGTATATAATCTCTTCAGCTGATTGCTTTATGGAATCAGCAAATCTTTTATCAAGAAGTCCTAATTCTGAGTTAACCTCTGCTGATGCATATTTTACAATCGCTATTGAAGTTATTATTTCCTTTGGCATTTTATAAGGACTTATTCTGAAATTATCCAAAGCTCTTTGGGTTTGAGCACCCCAATAAACATCAGAAGGAACCTTAACATCTCCAAGAGTATCTTTTTCGATCCTATATTTTTCTGACATGTATTGAGTATAAATAACAGAAACAAATAATTTCTAAAAAAATGTTACCTTCTTAAAATATATCATCCTCAACCCCCTTTGCTATTTACTCAAAATACGAGTAAACCACCCTGATTCACAACTAAAACAAATATTTTCATACCAATAGAATTCATGCACTACTGAAAAAACTTTAATTCAATATAGCTAATTACTTACGATAATAATTCTATGTATGAAATGTTAGACAATTTTTTAGAATACTTAAGACTAAACAAACGCTACTCTGAAAACACCATAGAAGCATACGCTAGAGATATATCTTATTTAATCGAATTTTTACTAGAAAACAACCAAAAAATAGAAGATATAAATTCAAAATTACTAAGAGATTTCTCAATACACATCAATAAAAAAAGACAACTAAAACCAAGTAGTTTAAGAAGAATTTTTTCATCATTGAAATCTTTCTCAAAGTTTCTCTACAAAAATAACCTAATTTCAAAAAACTTTGGAAAGTACATAGTGTACCCTAAGCTTCCAAATAACTTACCTAAATTTATGGATGAAGATAAAATCATAAATATGCTAAATTATATTGAAAACCAAATAATTTCAAATAAAAATCCCAAAAAATCTCTCAAAAAAATAAGAGATAACACAATAATATTTACGTTTTATCTGACAGGATTAAGGATTTCAGAACTAGTAGAACTCAAAATAAGTGATATTGTGAACGATACCTTAGTAGTCAAAGGTAAAGGCGGTAAATCAAGAGTTTTACCTATTCATCCTCTACTCAAAGAAAAGATAAACGAATACCTAAAAATCAGGAAATTATTAATGACTAAAGAGACAAATCTTTTATTCGTCGGAAATACCAGAAATGGGGGTATAAGCCAAAGACAAGTTAGAAATTTAGTATACAAATACACATCAATAGTAGGAAACAAAATAAATCCACACGGTCTTAGACACACATTCGCAACACACTTACTTAATGATGGTAATGACATAAGAGTTATCCAAGATTTACTAGGACACTCTTCAATAGGAACAACTCAAAGGTACATTCATACATCACTGAAAAGACTCAAAGATATTTATAAAAAATATCATCCTCACGCATAACTAACAAAACCAAAGAACCACTCTATACACAGGCATATATATTGACAAAATAATAGATATTTATTATATTTTTATAACTATTTGGGGGTGTATTATGAAGGTTAAACCATTAGGAGACAGATTGCTTGTAAAAGTTTTACAAGTTGAGGAAAAAACAAAAGGCGGTATATACATACCGCAAACTGCACAAGAAAAAACCCAACACGGTATTGTTGAAGAAATAGGTGATCCTGAACTTGTCAAAGTTAAAGTTGGTCAAAAAGTCATATACGACAAGTATGCAGGGACACAAATAAAAATAGACGACGTTGAGTACTTAATCCTTAAGAACGATGATGTTTTAGCAATAATTGAAGACTAAACAATAGGAGGAGATATCTCCTCCTTATATTTATCCCATATTTCGTAAAGTCTCTTTATTTTGCCCTTTATATCTTCTGCCATCGTTATATCTGTAACGATACAGACACACCTAGCACCTAGCTTTATTACCTCATGTATATTATGTTCTTTAATTCCACCTATTGCAACAACAGGCACAGTAGAATACTTTAGAGCAAACTTCAAATAGTCAAGTCCTACCGGTGGTAGTACATCTTCCTTTGTGTGCGTTTCAAACAAGGGTCCAGCACCTATATAATCAACACCCTTCTTTATCATATCCATCATCTGGTAATCCCAATGAGTTGAACCACCTATTATCATATCATCTCCAACAAGCTTTCTAACCTCATCAGCAGGGTAATCTTCATGCCCTATATGAACACCATCAGCTTCAACCATCATTGCAAGATCAACATAATCATTTATTATCAATAATGCTCCATAATCTTTTGTCATCTTTCTTATTTCCTTCGCTTCGTTATATCTATAGATACCCTTTTTCTTTTTCTCACGATACTGAATTATCTTTATACCTGCTTCTAACATCTCTCTAACAACTTGAATATTCGTCCTACCTCTAGAATATTCTTCGGCAGTTATACAGTATATCTGATTCGAGTAAAACAAATCTAGCTTCTCTTTCTTAGTCATACCAAATGTATTATTACATAACTAAACCACATATTTCTACTAACAAAATTTGATATATCCAACGCTATTACCTAAATTCCTGCGTCAATAATTTTTTTCTGTTTTCTAAACATTATTTTTCTTTTCCACCTTTGAGATTTAAAGTAAACCCAACTTGCAATCATCTCAAAAGCCATAACTGCGGGAAAAGACATCCAAACACCTATCGGAGACTCAAAAACTAAAAATCCAAGTAAATAAGCAACAGGTACTCTTACCAAAATCATTGAGAAAGCTTTTATACCAAGAATAGCAAGTGTATCTCCTGCTCCTCTCACCACCCCTTGAACTGAAAAAACAAACCCCATCAAGACATAAGATAAACTCATAACCCTAAGATATTCAACACCTAGATTAATAACCCTTTCATTGTTAACAAAAAAAGAAAAGATACCTTTTCCAAATACATTTACTAAAAAAACAACAATTAACGATATACTAAAAGATATGACTATAGCCCACTTTAAGAACTCTGAAACCCTATCTTCTCTATTAGCGCTTAGATTCTGAGATGATATCGTCACCAAAGCCATACTAAGAGACAAAGCAGGTAAAAAAGCAAACTGATCTATCCTATTACCTATCCCAAAAACCGCGATACTCTCTTCACCAAAATGCGCAACAAATCCCATAACTACACCGAAAGAAAATGATATTATCAACATCTGTAAAGAAGCAGGTAAACCAACAGAAAAAAACTTAAAAACTATTTCTTTATCAAGCGACAATTTTAAACTTTGTCTCACAATATCGTATTTCTTAACAATATAGAAAAATCCAAAAACCATTATACCTAGTTCAACAACAACTGAAGATAATATAGCACCAACTACTCCCATAGAAGGTATAATTCCAAAACCTTTTATAAACAAAGGAGTAAGAGCTAATTTACCAAAAAGCAAAAGTATAGAGGAATACAATGAAAATTTTGAGTTACCAAATCCCCTTGTTATACCCATAATCCACATCATCATAGCACTAAGAGGTATACTTATTATATAAACCCTCAAGTAAGATAACGCATCGTAAAATATATTGGAAGGAACATTCATAAGCTTCAGTATTAGTTCAGAAATAGTAACCCCCATAAAAGCAACGAAAAAAGATATAACTATAGTTATGGTAAATGAGTTCGTTATAACAAGCCTTAGGTTATTCTTATTACTCGAACCAAAAGCTTGACCAATCATAATGTTAGTACTAGCATTCATACCTATCAAAACAGCAAGAAGAAAAAATACAACAGGTATAGCAACAGATACAGAAGCAATACCTTGATAACCTATTAACTTGCCTAGATAAACCATGTCAACAATACTCAAAAGCCCTTGAACTAGATCTGAGAATATAAGGGGTAAGGAAAAAATTAAAAGCTGTCTAACAACATTACCTTTGGTCAAATCATTCATAAGTTTAAAATTTACCAAAACAATACCAGATATTCAAATAGAATTTAGATACATCGTTTCAATAAAAATATAAGTTTATGTAGAATTTTATTACTCGAGAAATGTAGTTTGATTTTAGTAGATTAATTTCTTATAATTTTACTATCTTAGTAAAGTTACTTTAAACATTTCTAAGGAGGTAAATTGTATGATGTGGAAAAATGAAAAAGTAGAGGATTTGATTAAAAAAGCTTCTGAACTCTTGGAACAGAAGCAATACAGCAGTGTAATATCTCTGATCGAAGAAAACATTAAGGGAAACGAGAATAATACTGAATTACTCTTGCTGTTAGGAACTGCTTATAGAAAGAGTTTGATGTTTGAAGATGCTATAAATATCTTCGAGAAACTATTACAAATAGATCCAACTCACAAAAAAGGATTACTTGGACTTGCCGATTCATGGAGGGGGCTCAAAAATTGGGAAAAGGCTTTAAGTGTATGGGAAATGTACTTGAAGATTGATCCTAAAGATTCTCTGGTTATAACAAGGATGGGAGATGCTTACAGAAAACTTAAAAACTATCAAAAAGCAGAAGAATACTATCTCAAAGCAATTGAGTTAAATAACAAAAATAAATTTGCGCTTATGGGAATAGGTGACATGTTTTATAAATTAGAGGAATTCGATAAAGCACTAACATACTGGGAAAAACTAGTTGAAATAAGACCTAATACCTTAAATGTACTTACAATGATAGGCAATATATATAGAAGAAAAAAAATCTTCTCAAAAGCAGTTGGATATTACCAAAGAGCATTAGGAGTTGATTACGAAAACTTCTATGCTTTATATGGTATCGCAGACTCCTTAAGAGGAATGGGACAGCTAAAGGAATCCCTTAAATACTGGATAAGACTAGCAGAAAAGTATCCAGACAATCCCAAAATATTAACTAGATTAGGTGATACACTATTGAGAATAAATAAAGAAAATGAAGCAGAAGTAGCCTTCAACAAAGCACTAGAAACAGGTTATAGTAAATATGCATTAATAGGCCTTGTTAAAATAAAAGCAAAAAGAAAAGAATACCAACAAGCAATTGAAATCTGCAATTCCTTAATGAAACAACATCCAGATGACATTAGAATAGTTACCCTACTAGGAGATATATACGAAAGTATGGGACTAAAGAAGAACGCCGAAGCACTCTACAAATCGGCATTACAAAGGTTTAAAAATAATAAAGAACTAACATCCAGGCTGAGCAAACTGTCTCTAAAAAACTTTGAAGATAGCATAGAAAAAGTGTAAGAAATACAACAATAACTCAAATACTACTCGAATTCACAAGTCTACTATTTTATGAGCTTATAACCAGTTAGATCAAAATCAAATACAGAATCATTAACGGAAAATTCTATTTGTCTTATGTATGTTAAATTAGTCTCCGTGAAAAATACTGTTTTTATTATTCCCATTTGTTCTAAAACATAACCTCTAAAGAAATAATCTTTTGATTTATCATCAAGAGTAAGTTCTTTCAAAGCAAATAGCCTTGAAAAATTTTCATAGTTATATTCATACCCCGCAGATCTCAACAAAGAAGAGTCGAAGTTAGTTTTTATCCTTGCCAAATCTGTTGTTATAAGATAATAACCACCAAAATTATCAACAAGTTTAGCGGCTCTGTAACCATTTATGTTAGTAAACTCTCCACTAAAAGTTACTTTAATTTCTCCAACAAATGTCTTACCCAATCTAATAAAACCATTTATCCTATCCGAAAGTTCCTTAATCCATTTACTTATAGGCATAACTCTATACTCTTTTTTCTTTGTATCTACAACCAAAGCTTCAGACTTTGTAAAGTCATATATAATCACATTATCTGTTTGCGTTCTATCTGTTCTAAACTTATTACCCTTTATGTAGGTCCTAATATAATTTGTTTCCTTAAAATTTCTTATGGAAACTTCTTCATAAAAGATCTCAACATCAGCAAAAACATTGCTACTAACTAGCGATAAGACAAAAAGTAAATGTAACTGCTTCATATTTAAAAAAATTAGTAAAAAACAGGCTAGAAATCAATAATGTCTTCTTTCAACCAAACAATTCTCCTAAAAAGTTCAACACCTCTTGTATTTTATCATTTACACTACTAGAAGATACTTTTAATACAACCATGTTAGAAGCCTCAGGAGGTATTTGAACACTATATTTACCTTCAGAAATAAGTTCAACTAATTTTTCAACATCTGGAAGTTTATTTCTACTAAACTTGATTTCTATTCCCTCTGGGGTATCAAAAACCTCTTCTATACCAAACTTTTTTATATGCATTCTAAACCTAACAATATCAGCAAGAGTATAAAGACCTTCTGGTATTTTTCCGTACCTATCTGCTACTTCACTAAGGATATAATTTATCTGTTTTTCAGTATAAGCAATATTCATCTTCAGCATTATTTCCACCTTATCGCTCTCTGGTATATTAAAATTCTCTGGGAAAACCCTACCAAAATCGAAATACACAACAGGATCAGAGTAATCGACTATATTCTTTT of the Brevinematales bacterium genome contains:
- a CDS encoding tyrosine-type recombinase/integrase, which encodes MLDNFLEYLRLNKRYSENTIEAYARDISYLIEFLLENNQKIEDINSKLLRDFSIHINKKRQLKPSSLRRIFSSLKSFSKFLYKNNLISKNFGKYIVYPKLPNNLPKFMDEDKIINMLNYIENQIISNKNPKKSLKKIRDNTIIFTFYLTGLRISELVELKISDIVNDTLVVKGKGGKSRVLPIHPLLKEKINEYLKIRKLLMTKETNLLFVGNTRNGGISQRQVRNLVYKYTSIVGNKINPHGLRHTFATHLLNDGNDIRVIQDLLGHSSIGTTQRYIHTSLKRLKDIYKKYHPHA
- a CDS encoding co-chaperone GroES, coding for MKVKPLGDRLLVKVLQVEEKTKGGIYIPQTAQEKTQHGIVEEIGDPELVKVKVGQKVIYDKYAGTQIKIDDVEYLILKNDDVLAIIED
- the thiE gene encoding thiamine phosphate synthase; the encoded protein is MTKKEKLDLFYSNQIYCITAEEYSRGRTNIQVVREMLEAGIKIIQYREKKKKGIYRYNEAKEIRKMTKDYGALLIINDYVDLAMMVEADGVHIGHEDYPADEVRKLVGDDMIIGGSTHWDYQMMDMIKKGVDYIGAGPLFETHTKEDVLPPVGLDYLKFALKYSTVPVVAIGGIKEHNIHEVIKLGARCVCIVTDITMAEDIKGKIKRLYEIWDKYKEEISPPIV
- a CDS encoding MATE family efflux transporter — protein: MNDLTKGNVVRQLLIFSLPLIFSDLVQGLLSIVDMVYLGKLIGYQGIASVSVAIPVVFFLLAVLIGMNASTNIMIGQAFGSSNKNNLRLVITNSFTITIVISFFVAFMGVTISELILKLMNVPSNIFYDALSYLRVYIISIPLSAMMMWIMGITRGFGNSKFSLYSSILLLFGKLALTPLFIKGFGIIPSMGVVGAILSSVVVELGIMVFGFFYIVKKYDIVRQSLKLSLDKEIVFKFFSVGLPASLQMLIISFSFGVVMGFVAHFGEESIAVFGIGNRIDQFAFLPALSLSMALVTISSQNLSANREDRVSEFLKWAIVISFSISLIVVFLVNVFGKGIFSFFVNNERVINLGVEYLRVMSLSYVLMGFVFSVQGVVRGAGDTLAILGIKAFSMILVRVPVAYLLGFLVFESPIGVWMSFPAVMAFEMIASWVYFKSQRWKRKIMFRKQKKIIDAGI
- a CDS encoding tetratricopeptide repeat protein, whose protein sequence is MMWKNEKVEDLIKKASELLEQKQYSSVISLIEENIKGNENNTELLLLLGTAYRKSLMFEDAINIFEKLLQIDPTHKKGLLGLADSWRGLKNWEKALSVWEMYLKIDPKDSLVITRMGDAYRKLKNYQKAEEYYLKAIELNNKNKFALMGIGDMFYKLEEFDKALTYWEKLVEIRPNTLNVLTMIGNIYRRKKIFSKAVGYYQRALGVDYENFYALYGIADSLRGMGQLKESLKYWIRLAEKYPDNPKILTRLGDTLLRINKENEAEVAFNKALETGYSKYALIGLVKIKAKRKEYQQAIEICNSLMKQHPDDIRIVTLLGDIYESMGLKKNAEALYKSALQRFKNNKELTSRLSKLSLKNFEDSIEKV